In Flavivirga abyssicola, the following are encoded in one genomic region:
- a CDS encoding homocysteine S-methyltransferase family protein: MSNIQQALQERILVLDGAMGTMLQAYKFTEEDFRGDRFKDYPTPLQGNNDLLSITQPKAIKEIHAKYFEVGADIVETNTFSGTTIAMADYQMEDLVYELNYQSAKIAREVADEFTAKEPHKPRFVAGSIGPTNRTASMSPDVNDPGYRAVTFDELRKAYKQQVEALIDGGSDLLLVETVFDTLNAKAALFAIEEVKDERGIDIPVMLSGTITDASGRTLSGQTAEAFLISVSHIPLLSVGFNCALGANLLQPHLEAIASKTDFAISAHPNAGLPNAFGEYDETPEEMGAQIEEYLKKNLINIIGGCCGTSPEHIKVIADLAAKYKPRTVIPEKTETL, encoded by the coding sequence ATGTCGAATATACAACAAGCTTTACAAGAGCGTATTTTAGTGCTGGATGGTGCCATGGGTACGATGTTACAGGCTTATAAATTTACCGAAGAAGATTTTAGAGGGGATCGTTTTAAAGATTACCCAACGCCGTTGCAAGGTAATAATGACTTGCTGTCCATTACACAGCCAAAAGCGATTAAAGAAATACATGCTAAGTATTTTGAGGTCGGTGCAGATATTGTAGAAACGAATACCTTTTCCGGTACAACAATCGCTATGGCAGATTATCAAATGGAAGATTTGGTGTACGAACTTAATTATCAATCAGCAAAAATAGCCAGGGAAGTCGCTGATGAATTTACAGCAAAAGAACCTCATAAACCGCGTTTTGTAGCAGGATCAATAGGTCCAACAAACCGTACGGCAAGTATGTCTCCAGATGTTAATGATCCTGGTTACAGAGCTGTTACTTTTGACGAGTTACGTAAAGCGTATAAACAACAGGTAGAAGCTTTAATTGATGGAGGATCTGATTTGTTATTGGTGGAAACTGTTTTTGACACTTTAAATGCTAAAGCAGCTTTATTTGCTATAGAAGAAGTTAAAGACGAAAGAGGCATTGATATTCCTGTTATGTTGAGTGGTACGATCACAGATGCATCAGGAAGAACACTTTCTGGGCAAACAGCAGAAGCATTTTTAATTTCTGTTTCTCATATTCCACTATTATCGGTTGGTTTTAATTGTGCTTTGGGAGCTAACTTATTGCAACCACATTTAGAAGCCATTGCTTCCAAAACAGATTTTGCAATATCGGCACATCCCAATGCAGGATTGCCAAATGCTTTTGGAGAGTATGACGAAACACCAGAAGAAATGGGGGCTCAGATAGAAGAATATTTAAAAAAGAATTTAATAAATATTATAGGAGGCTGTTGTGGTACAAGTCCAGAACATATTAAAGTCATTGCAGACTTAGCTGCTAAGTACAAGCCAAGGACTGTTATTCCTGAGAAAACAGAAACCTTATAA
- a CDS encoding antibiotic biosynthesis monooxygenase family protein, whose protein sequence is MILEVAILNIKKGLSTDFEKAFSEAKNIISSMKGYISHELKKCVEQEDKYILLVNWETIEDHEVGFRKSNEYQKWKALLHHFYEPFPIVEHYK, encoded by the coding sequence ATGATACTCGAAGTAGCCATATTAAATATTAAAAAAGGACTTTCAACAGATTTTGAAAAAGCTTTTAGTGAGGCTAAGAATATAATTTCTTCAATGAAAGGATATATATCCCACGAATTAAAAAAGTGTGTCGAACAAGAAGATAAATATATATTATTAGTCAATTGGGAAACGATTGAAGACCATGAAGTAGGGTTCAGAAAATCGAATGAATATCAAAAATGGAAAGCTTTATTACATCATTTTTACGAACCATTCCCAATTGTAGAACATTATAAATAA